A stretch of the SAR202 cluster bacterium genome encodes the following:
- a CDS encoding DUF503 domain-containing protein, with amino-acid sequence MSRAVYTSSGDRGRPFVILEHTICPLGVILHVGLCRITFMLHGARSLKEKRQIAQSLIGRVSAKFNVAIAEVEDNDLWQRLTLGISCVSNDGRHANEVISKVVSFLSEARGEAELLDYETEFLTAF; translated from the coding sequence ATGTCCAGGGCAGTATACACTTCCTCGGGAGACCGTGGCAGGCCTTTTGTTATACTCGAACATACAATCTGCCCTCTTGGAGTCATCTTGCACGTTGGCCTCTGCCGGATAACTTTCATGCTGCACGGTGCGCGCAGCCTTAAGGAGAAGCGTCAGATAGCCCAGTCGTTAATCGGCCGCGTCAGCGCCAAATTCAACGTCGCCATCGCCGAGGTGGAGGACAACGACCTGTGGCAGAGGCTGACTCTCGGCATCTCCTGCGTCAGCAACGACGGCCGCCACGCCAACGAGGTTATTTCAAAAGTGGTGTCCTTTCTCAGCGAGGCGCGCGGCGAGGCCGAACTGCTGGATTACGAGACCGAGTTTTTGACCGCCTTTTAG
- a CDS encoding DEAD/DEAH box helicase, with translation MNPVDFLKSLQASPAYKGQIVHVAHLPPRPPRHAQPSDSVNAHLQRRLEEMGRWPLYSHQAQAIEAVRRGENVIVSTPAASGKSLCYHLPVLEKALSERRSRALYIYPTKALTQDQLKGFQELSRGFKVNAAIFDGDTPSSERSALRRGIHVLLTNPDMLHFGILPNHQSWSAFFRGLRYVVVDEAHVYRGVFGSHVANVLRRLRRVCRRYGASPQFILCSATIGNAGELAERLTGLSFTVVDEDGSPSGGKRFAFWNPPVIDLRKGTRRSTNIEASGLFTELVKHRTRTITFVKTRRMAELVYKYSRDQLATEDKDLAKQISPYRAGYMPEERRAIEKGLFTGELLGVAATNALELGIDVGQVDATIITGYPGTIASTWQQAGRSGRRGKESLSVLVAQDNPLDQYLMRHSEAFFGKPIEKALVAPQNPHIMSPHILCAAYEWPLDASDEAIFGDSLWDRTRELEGQGLLRRSGQRWFATPSVGYPAEGLNLRSASRQNYLVVEEASGTVIETVEEGAVFHQLYPGAVYLHLGEPYLITRLDGKARVAHANRREVPYYTQAKDITDIRITRQWESKTAGGVGVYLGEVEVSNHVVGYKKKAQLSEEDLGDEPLDLPPSDFKTVALWFDIPESLVQRCAQNKLDLPGGLHAAEHAAIGLLPLFAMCDRNDIGGVSTAMHPDTGRPQIFIYDGHPGGIGMSERGYHDVNELWRATLQAVSECVCEGGCPSCIQSPKCGNNNKPLDKAVAVELLETLCG, from the coding sequence ATGAACCCCGTCGACTTCCTTAAGTCCCTCCAGGCGTCGCCGGCCTATAAAGGCCAGATAGTCCACGTGGCGCACCTGCCGCCCAGGCCTCCCCGCCACGCTCAGCCTTCCGATTCCGTTAACGCCCACTTGCAGCGCCGGTTGGAGGAGATGGGGCGGTGGCCTCTGTACAGCCACCAGGCCCAGGCCATCGAAGCCGTGCGTCGGGGCGAGAACGTCATCGTTTCTACGCCAGCGGCCAGCGGCAAGAGCCTCTGCTACCACCTCCCGGTGTTGGAAAAGGCGCTGTCGGAGCGTCGCAGCCGCGCCCTGTATATTTATCCGACGAAGGCGCTGACTCAGGACCAGCTAAAGGGCTTCCAAGAACTGTCCAGAGGCTTCAAAGTCAACGCCGCAATCTTTGACGGCGACACCCCCTCCAGCGAGCGCTCGGCCCTGCGGCGCGGCATCCACGTGCTGCTCACCAACCCCGACATGCTCCACTTCGGCATCCTGCCCAACCACCAATCGTGGTCTGCGTTTTTTCGAGGTCTGCGGTATGTAGTGGTGGACGAGGCCCATGTGTATCGAGGCGTCTTCGGCTCCCACGTCGCCAACGTGCTGCGGCGGCTGCGGCGGGTATGCCGCAGGTACGGCGCCAGCCCGCAGTTCATCCTCTGCTCCGCGACCATCGGCAATGCGGGTGAGCTGGCCGAGCGTCTGACGGGGCTATCCTTTACTGTGGTAGATGAAGACGGCTCGCCATCGGGGGGCAAGCGGTTCGCTTTTTGGAACCCGCCGGTCATCGATTTGAGAAAGGGCACGCGGCGCAGCACCAATATCGAGGCCAGCGGCCTCTTTACCGAACTCGTTAAGCATCGCACCAGGACGATAACTTTTGTGAAGACCCGTCGCATGGCCGAGCTTGTGTACAAGTACAGCCGCGACCAGTTGGCGACGGAAGACAAAGACCTAGCAAAGCAGATCAGTCCCTACCGGGCGGGGTACATGCCGGAGGAACGCCGCGCCATTGAAAAAGGGCTGTTCACTGGCGAGCTTTTGGGTGTGGCCGCCACCAACGCCTTGGAGTTAGGGATAGACGTGGGGCAAGTGGACGCCACCATCATTACTGGCTATCCCGGCACCATCGCCAGCACGTGGCAGCAGGCAGGCCGCAGCGGAAGGCGAGGGAAGGAATCTTTGTCGGTGCTGGTGGCCCAGGACAACCCCCTGGACCAGTACCTCATGCGCCACTCCGAGGCCTTTTTCGGCAAGCCCATCGAAAAAGCCCTGGTCGCCCCACAGAACCCGCATATCATGTCGCCGCATATTCTATGCGCGGCCTACGAATGGCCCCTGGACGCCTCTGACGAGGCTATATTTGGAGACAGCTTATGGGACAGGACGAGGGAGCTTGAGGGACAAGGTCTCCTCCGGCGCAGCGGGCAGCGATGGTTCGCGACGCCGTCGGTGGGGTACCCGGCGGAAGGGCTGAACCTACGGTCGGCGTCGAGGCAAAATTACCTGGTGGTGGAGGAGGCGTCGGGCACGGTCATCGAGACGGTGGAAGAAGGGGCAGTGTTCCACCAGCTATACCCCGGGGCCGTTTACCTGCACTTGGGCGAGCCTTATCTGATCACCCGGCTTGACGGGAAGGCCCGGGTGGCCCACGCCAACCGCCGCGAAGTGCCCTATTACACCCAGGCCAAGGACATAACCGACATCCGAATCACGCGACAGTGGGAGTCCAAGACCGCTGGAGGCGTCGGCGTGTATCTGGGCGAGGTGGAGGTCTCCAACCACGTCGTGGGGTATAAGAAGAAGGCGCAGCTGTCGGAAGAGGACCTGGGGGACGAGCCCTTGGACCTGCCGCCCAGCGATTTCAAGACCGTTGCCCTGTGGTTTGACATACCGGAGTCGCTGGTGCAGCGCTGCGCCCAAAACAAGCTGGACCTCCCCGGCGGCCTCCACGCCGCCGAGCATGCCGCCATCGGCCTCCTTCCCCTCTTCGCCATGTGCGACCGCAACGACATCGGCGGCGTGTCCACGGCCATGCATCCCGACACGGGCCGCCCGCAAATCTTCATCTACGACGGCCATCCGGGCGGCATCGGCATGTCGGAGCGTGGCTACCATGATGTGAATGAGCTATGGCGGGCAACGCTGCAGGCGGTGTCGGAGTGTGTCTGCGAGGGTGGGTGCCCATCGTGCATCCAGTCACCCAAATGCGGCAACAATAACAAGCCCCTGGACAAAGCCGTGGCGGTGGAGCTGTTGGAGACGCTGTGTGGCTGA
- a CDS encoding 3-oxoacid CoA-transferase subunit A has protein sequence MKNKVLKSFDEAVADIPDGASIYIPGFAGPGTPRNLIAALIRKKAKNLVAISNHPGAGPFDGQMDLGKLVEAGLVKKIHCCFTAAPHPSQATAFEKLHQQGLIEGELMPQGTLAERIRAAAAGIPAFYVRTGVGTEMAEGKERRAFNGKEYILEHALPADYAFIRAYKCDTFGNLQYKLSQRNFNPIMAMAAKTTIVEVEQDPGPLGSIDPDQVHTPGIFVHRIVKIPPAPEGIWDRVVQR, from the coding sequence ATGAAGAATAAGGTCTTGAAGAGCTTTGACGAGGCGGTGGCGGACATCCCTGACGGCGCCAGCATCTACATACCTGGCTTTGCCGGTCCGGGAACGCCCCGCAACCTCATCGCCGCGTTGATTCGCAAGAAAGCTAAGAATCTGGTCGCCATCTCCAACCATCCGGGCGCCGGTCCCTTCGACGGGCAGATGGACCTGGGCAAACTAGTGGAAGCGGGGCTGGTCAAAAAAATCCACTGCTGCTTCACTGCCGCGCCCCATCCATCTCAGGCCACGGCCTTCGAGAAGCTGCATCAGCAAGGGCTTATAGAAGGGGAGCTTATGCCCCAGGGCACGCTGGCGGAGCGGATTCGCGCGGCGGCGGCGGGCATTCCCGCTTTCTACGTCCGCACCGGCGTCGGCACCGAGATGGCGGAGGGCAAAGAGCGCCGCGCCTTCAACGGCAAGGAGTACATCCTTGAACACGCCCTGCCCGCCGACTACGCCTTTATCCGCGCCTACAAGTGCGACACCTTTGGCAACCTCCAGTACAAGCTGTCCCAACGCAACTTCAACCCCATTATGGCCATGGCGGCCAAGACCACCATCGTCGAGGTAGAGCAGGACCCGGGGCCGTTGGGCTCCATCGACCCCGACCAGGTGCATACGCCGGGTATCTTTGTGCATCGAATCGTAAAGATTCCACCGGCGCCGGAAGGCATATGGGACCGGG
- the nadX gene encoding aspartate dehydrogenase: MTNVGLIGCGAIGTEIATAIRAAKTGDAKLVALFDQDEARASGLAKQLAGGIPYFTDFAKFMAVKNMDMVLECASPAAAKAHAEAVLSGGKDLLMISSGALADTAFFNRLASVAARTNRRMLVPTGALGGIDAIRACRGLLQEVSLTTTKTPRSLQGAAGFKEWEGKEISRPTVIFDGNALEAIKLFPANVNVGVTLSLAGLGPERTKVKIVADPKAPGNVHEVYAKGDFGVLRFRLENKPHVTNPRTSYLAILSVLETLRTACTPGPRIGT, from the coding sequence ATGACAAACGTTGGACTAATCGGCTGCGGCGCTATCGGCACGGAGATCGCCACAGCCATCCGCGCGGCCAAGACGGGTGACGCGAAGCTGGTGGCCCTCTTCGATCAGGACGAGGCCCGTGCCTCAGGGCTGGCAAAGCAGCTCGCTGGCGGCATCCCGTATTTCACCGACTTCGCCAAGTTCATGGCGGTTAAAAACATGGACATGGTGCTGGAGTGCGCATCGCCCGCGGCGGCCAAAGCCCACGCCGAGGCCGTGCTGTCCGGAGGCAAGGACCTGCTGATGATTAGCTCCGGCGCGCTGGCCGACACCGCGTTTTTCAATCGACTGGCTAGTGTTGCAGCTAGGACCAACCGGCGCATGTTGGTGCCTACGGGCGCCCTGGGCGGCATCGATGCTATCCGCGCCTGCCGCGGCTTGCTGCAAGAGGTCAGCCTGACCACTACCAAGACGCCTCGAAGCCTTCAGGGGGCGGCTGGATTCAAAGAATGGGAGGGGAAGGAGATAAGCCGGCCTACGGTGATATTCGACGGAAACGCTCTAGAGGCTATCAAGCTCTTTCCGGCCAACGTCAACGTAGGGGTGACGCTCAGCCTGGCGGGCCTAGGGCCGGAGAGGACAAAGGTCAAGATAGTGGCGGACCCTAAAGCGCCGGGCAACGTCCATGAGGTGTACGCCAAGGGTGACTTCGGTGTGCTGCGGTTCCGATTGGAGAACAAGCCCCATGTCACCAACCCCCGCACCAGTTACCTGGCGATACTGTCGGTGCTGGAGACGCTGCGGACCGCCTGCACTCCCGGCCCACGAATCGGCACCTAG